A genomic window from Micromonospora sp. WMMA1947 includes:
- the hrcA gene encoding heat-inducible transcriptional repressor HrcA, whose amino-acid sequence MGLDDRKLAVLRAIVEDYVATQEPVGSKALVERHQLGVSPATVRNDMAVLEEEGYIRQPHTSAGRVPTDRGYRLFVDRLSRVKPLSPAERRAIERFLVGAVDLDDVVHRTVRLLAQLTRQVAVVQYPSLARSKVRHLELVPISTTRLMVVMIADTGRVEQRLVELPAPVPADDVTDLRRLVNEKLVGSQLAETPPLVQALVDESAPHLRPAMTTLSTVLLETLVERHEERLALAGQANLTRGGLLDFQGSLRPILEALEEEVVLLKLIGETEPSTTRVLIGDENEFDNLRAASVVSTGYGPGSTIVGGLGVLGPTRMDYPGNIAMVRAVARYVGELLAQN is encoded by the coding sequence ATGGGTCTCGACGACCGCAAACTCGCCGTGCTGCGCGCGATCGTCGAGGACTACGTCGCCACGCAGGAGCCGGTCGGCAGCAAGGCTCTGGTCGAGCGGCACCAGCTCGGCGTCTCGCCGGCCACCGTCCGCAACGACATGGCGGTGCTGGAGGAGGAGGGCTACATCCGGCAGCCGCACACCAGTGCCGGCCGGGTGCCCACCGACCGCGGCTACCGCCTCTTCGTCGACCGCCTGTCCCGGGTCAAGCCGCTCAGCCCGGCCGAACGCCGGGCGATCGAACGCTTCCTGGTCGGCGCCGTCGACCTGGACGACGTGGTGCACCGTACGGTCCGGCTGCTCGCCCAGCTCACCCGGCAGGTCGCCGTGGTGCAGTACCCGAGCCTGGCCCGCTCCAAGGTGCGCCACCTGGAGCTGGTGCCGATCTCCACCACCCGGCTGATGGTCGTCATGATCGCCGACACCGGCCGGGTCGAGCAGCGGCTGGTCGAGCTGCCCGCCCCGGTGCCCGCCGACGACGTGACCGACCTGCGCCGGCTGGTGAACGAGAAGCTCGTCGGCAGCCAGCTCGCCGAGACGCCACCGCTGGTGCAGGCGCTCGTCGACGAGTCGGCGCCGCACCTGCGCCCGGCCATGACCACGCTGTCCACCGTGCTGCTCGAGACGCTGGTGGAGCGGCACGAGGAGCGCCTCGCGCTGGCCGGCCAGGCCAACCTCACCCGGGGCGGCCTGCTCGACTTCCAGGGCTCGCTGCGTCCCATCCTGGAGGCGCTCGAAGAAGAGGTCGTGCTGCTCAAGCTGATCGGCGAGACCGAGCCGAGCACCACCCGGGTGCTCATCGGCGACGAGAACGAATTCGACAACCTGCGGGCCGCCTCGGTGGTCAGCACCGGCTACGGACCGGGCAGCACGATCGTCGGTGGACTCGGCGTGCTCGGGCCGACCCGGATGGACTACCCCGGCAATATCGCCATGGTGAGGGCCGTGGCACGCTACGTGGGCGAACTGCTGGCCCAGAACTGA
- a CDS encoding DUF4870 domain-containing protein, whose protein sequence is MTEPPRPPGAGDSGPQPDPSAPYGSSPGSEPPTAPLSGAPGAGGYPPPGDYPPPGGYPPPGGQPPPGGYPPPGGYPPPGGAPGYGAGYPAGGGYGPASYANNDEKTWALVAHFGGAAGVIVGGGLLGWVAPLIAMMTRGQQSPTVRAHAVAALNFQITWTIASVLAWVITVISCGILFFVPMLVWLVPLIFGIIGGIKANEGVLYRYPMTYNFIK, encoded by the coding sequence ATGACTGAACCTCCTCGCCCACCCGGGGCAGGGGACTCCGGCCCCCAGCCCGACCCGTCGGCGCCCTACGGCTCGTCGCCGGGCAGCGAACCGCCCACCGCTCCACTGTCCGGGGCCCCGGGCGCCGGCGGCTATCCCCCGCCCGGTGACTATCCGCCTCCGGGCGGCTACCCGCCGCCGGGTGGCCAGCCTCCGCCGGGCGGCTACCCGCCCCCCGGTGGTTACCCCCCGCCGGGCGGAGCGCCCGGCTACGGCGCCGGCTACCCCGCCGGTGGCGGGTACGGCCCGGCCTCGTACGCCAACAACGACGAGAAGACGTGGGCCCTGGTGGCGCACTTCGGTGGCGCCGCGGGCGTCATCGTCGGCGGCGGCCTGCTCGGCTGGGTCGCCCCGCTGATCGCGATGATGACCCGCGGTCAGCAGTCGCCGACGGTCCGCGCCCACGCGGTCGCGGCGTTGAACTTCCAGATCACCTGGACCATCGCCAGCGTGCTCGCCTGGGTGATCACGGTGATCTCCTGCGGGATCCTGTTCTTCGTCCCGATGCTGGTCTGGCTGGTGCCGCTGATCTTCGGGATCATCGGCGGGATCAAGGCCAACGAGGGTGTGCTCTACCGCTACCCGATGACCTACAACTTCATCAAGTGA